A section of the Agrobacterium tumefaciens genome encodes:
- the betI gene encoding transcriptional regulator BetI, whose product MPKIGMEPLRRRALVDAALRTIGHHGSLNVTMSDIAREAGVSAALAHHYFGSKQQLLLETIRSLLRDLRCDAVAALSRASGPRERLSAIVHVSFQSDQFTPETVAAWLAFYVEAQRSEETRRLLVIYSRRLRSNLMASLNRLCPPDDAARIAEGAAALIDGLYIRHSLRSAPLGIASAPALVEDYFDMQLKSFPDGQRAKPSIRTL is encoded by the coding sequence ATGCCCAAGATCGGAATGGAGCCTCTGCGCCGCAGGGCGCTGGTGGATGCGGCATTACGCACCATAGGCCACCATGGTTCGCTGAATGTGACAATGTCTGACATCGCCCGCGAAGCGGGGGTGTCGGCGGCTCTTGCGCACCATTATTTCGGCAGCAAGCAGCAGCTCCTGCTGGAAACCATCCGCAGCCTCTTGCGCGACCTCAGGTGCGACGCCGTGGCGGCGTTGAGCCGCGCTTCCGGCCCGCGCGAGCGGCTGAGTGCTATCGTGCATGTCTCCTTCCAGAGCGACCAGTTCACACCCGAGACAGTGGCGGCATGGCTTGCATTTTATGTCGAGGCGCAGCGCTCGGAAGAAACCCGCCGCCTGCTGGTGATTTATTCCCGCCGTCTCCGGTCCAATCTCATGGCAAGCCTGAACCGGCTCTGCCCTCCGGACGACGCCGCGCGCATTGCGGAAGGGGCGGCGGCGCTGATTGACGGGCTTTACATCAGGCACAGCCTGCGGTCCGCCCCACTCGGCATCGCTTCCGCCCCGGCACTTGTCGAGGACTATTTCGACATGCAGCTCAAATCATTTCCCGATGGACAGCGCGCCAAGCCATCCATCCGCACTCTTTAG
- a CDS encoding ribbon-helix-helix domain-containing protein, whose protein sequence is MPMVTVSISPEQAARMREAVNCGAYASGSEVVREALRLWAASTAHGAGTSRQDADADRERLDVADLYAAHSAHARRA, encoded by the coding sequence ATGCCCATGGTAACAGTATCGATTTCCCCGGAACAGGCAGCAAGAATGCGCGAAGCCGTGAACTGCGGCGCTTATGCCTCCGGCAGCGAGGTGGTTCGCGAGGCGTTGCGTCTTTGGGCGGCTTCCACCGCGCATGGCGCCGGCACCTCACGGCAGGATGCCGACGCTGACAGAGAGCGCCTGGATGTGGCCGATCTTTATGCCGCCCATAGCGCACACGCGCGCCGGGCCTGA
- a CDS encoding GGDEF domain-containing protein: MQAVTLENDAIRRFASGHMFPMAKLVLETAFQPIVEATTGTIFGYESLMRGHDRLGFPNPLALLDQAAADGELKAFEQMLASRALAKFSTLPDFSSATLFLNLDVRLIPNGDVILDKLVGHLARAGIPASSICFELSERFDNTSVPEFTSLIARMRKEGFKLAIDDFGAGHGEMKLLCDFPLDYLKIDRHFISGLDHQPRKQHLVRNIVNIAHVLGVRVIAEGIETEAEFLTCREFGVDLVQGWLIAKPTVFTSELPESFPHLNRMGVARRNSQTLDEILIRREIERLPTVFEHDSVDSVFELFRRNPQQAFFPVLNANGEPRGVINEYHLKEYIYRPFGRDLLKNKIYERTISHFVDPAPIVGLDADADQLMNMFASMGGSACIILTENMRYAGIVSAASLIKVINEKQLKMAQDQNPLTALPGNRAIGGFIADSCSDGDETRFFCYCDFDNFKPFNDKYGFNAGDHAITLFSALMRRYFFAGDCFLGHIGGDDFFIGVRDWSVEELTEILGRLLSDFHDDVAGLYSDEDRAAGCMKGQDRNGNERDFALLRCSIGVLTLPKGSIIANPERIGREIAGVKAAAKENEGGLVVRVFGEAN; encoded by the coding sequence ATGCAGGCCGTCACGCTGGAGAACGATGCCATCAGGCGCTTCGCTTCCGGGCACATGTTTCCTATGGCAAAGCTGGTGCTGGAAACGGCATTTCAGCCGATTGTCGAGGCAACGACAGGCACGATTTTCGGTTATGAATCGCTGATGCGCGGCCATGACCGGCTGGGTTTTCCCAATCCGCTGGCGCTTCTCGATCAGGCTGCTGCCGATGGCGAGTTGAAGGCCTTCGAGCAGATGCTCGCAAGCAGGGCGCTGGCGAAATTTTCCACCCTGCCCGACTTCTCCTCCGCCACGCTTTTCCTCAATCTCGATGTGCGGCTCATTCCGAATGGCGATGTCATTCTCGACAAGCTCGTCGGCCATCTGGCCCGTGCAGGCATTCCCGCCTCCTCCATCTGCTTTGAGCTTTCCGAACGGTTCGACAATACCAGCGTCCCTGAATTCACGTCGCTGATCGCCCGCATGCGCAAGGAAGGTTTCAAGCTGGCGATCGACGATTTCGGCGCCGGCCACGGCGAAATGAAGCTGCTCTGCGACTTCCCGCTGGATTACCTCAAGATCGACCGGCATTTCATTTCCGGTCTCGACCATCAGCCCCGCAAGCAGCACCTCGTGCGCAACATCGTCAACATCGCCCATGTTCTCGGCGTGCGCGTGATTGCCGAGGGCATCGAAACCGAAGCGGAATTTCTTACCTGCCGCGAATTCGGCGTCGATCTGGTGCAGGGCTGGCTGATCGCCAAGCCGACGGTCTTTACCAGCGAATTGCCAGAGAGTTTCCCGCACCTGAACCGCATGGGCGTGGCGCGGCGCAACAGCCAGACGCTGGACGAGATTTTGATCCGTCGCGAGATCGAGCGCCTGCCCACCGTTTTCGAACATGACAGTGTCGACAGCGTCTTTGAGCTCTTCCGCAGAAACCCGCAGCAGGCCTTCTTCCCGGTTCTCAACGCCAATGGCGAACCGCGCGGCGTTATCAACGAATATCACCTCAAGGAATATATCTACCGGCCCTTTGGCCGTGACCTGCTCAAGAACAAGATCTATGAGCGTACCATTTCTCATTTCGTCGACCCCGCACCAATCGTCGGGCTTGACGCCGATGCGGACCAGTTGATGAACATGTTCGCCAGCATGGGCGGCAGCGCTTGCATCATCCTCACCGAAAACATGCGGTATGCCGGCATCGTCTCTGCCGCTTCGCTGATCAAGGTCATCAATGAAAAGCAGCTGAAGATGGCGCAGGACCAGAACCCGCTGACGGCGTTGCCGGGCAACCGGGCGATTGGCGGCTTCATTGCCGACAGCTGCAGCGACGGCGACGAGACGCGTTTCTTCTGCTATTGCGACTTCGATAATTTCAAGCCCTTCAACGACAAATACGGCTTCAACGCTGGCGACCACGCCATCACCCTGTTTTCGGCGCTGATGCGGCGTTACTTTTTCGCCGGGGACTGCTTCCTTGGCCATATTGGCGGCGACGACTTTTTCATTGGCGTGCGTGACTGGTCCGTCGAAGAGCTGACGGAAATACTCGGGCGGCTGCTCAGCGATTTCCACGACGATGTCGCCGGGCTCTATTCCGACGAAGACCGTGCCGCCGGATGCATGAAGGGCCAGGACCGCAACGGCAATGAACGGGACTTTGCGCTGCTGCGCTGCTCCATCGGCGTCCTCACCTTGCCGAAAGGATCGATCATCGCCAATCCCGAGCGGATCGGCAGAGAGATTGCCGGCGTCAAGGCGGCCGCAAAAGAAAACGAAGGTGGTCTCGTTGTCAGAGTATTCGGCGAGGCAAACTGA
- a CDS encoding NAD(P)H-quinone oxidoreductase, with amino-acid sequence MPNTTTLPETMRFIDLPSHGGPEVMKISQAPLPKPAKGEILVKVEAAGVNRPDVAQRQGTYPPPKGASPILGLEIAGEVVVLGEGVDEFKVGDKVCALANGGGYAQYCAVPAGQALPFPKGYDAVKAAALPETFFTVWANLFQMAGLTEGETVLIHGGTSGIGTTAIQLAKAFGAEVYTTAGSAEKCEACVKLGAKRAINYRDEDFADVVKSETGGKGVDVVLDMIGASYFEKNLAALAKDGCLSIIAFLGGAVAEKVDLRPIMVKRLTVTGSTMRPRTTDEKRAIRDELVEQVWPLIESGQVAPVINRIFTLDEVVDAHRLMESSSHIGKIVMRVS; translated from the coding sequence ATGCCCAACACGACGACCCTGCCCGAAACAATGCGCTTCATCGATCTACCGTCCCATGGCGGACCGGAGGTCATGAAGATCTCACAGGCACCTCTGCCGAAACCCGCAAAAGGCGAGATTCTCGTGAAGGTCGAGGCAGCAGGGGTCAACCGTCCGGATGTGGCGCAGCGACAGGGCACCTATCCGCCACCCAAAGGTGCAAGTCCCATCCTCGGGCTCGAAATCGCCGGCGAGGTTGTTGTGCTTGGCGAAGGCGTCGATGAATTCAAGGTTGGCGACAAGGTCTGCGCGCTCGCCAATGGCGGCGGTTATGCGCAATATTGCGCCGTTCCCGCCGGGCAGGCCCTGCCCTTCCCCAAAGGTTATGATGCGGTCAAAGCCGCCGCATTGCCAGAGACCTTCTTCACCGTTTGGGCCAATCTCTTCCAGATGGCGGGCCTGACGGAAGGTGAGACCGTGCTCATCCACGGCGGCACCAGTGGCATCGGCACGACGGCGATCCAGCTTGCGAAAGCCTTTGGCGCGGAGGTTTATACAACGGCGGGCTCGGCGGAAAAATGCGAGGCCTGCGTGAAGCTCGGCGCCAAACGGGCAATCAATTACCGCGATGAGGATTTCGCTGACGTCGTGAAATCCGAAACCGGCGGCAAGGGCGTCGATGTGGTTCTCGACATGATCGGCGCGTCCTATTTCGAAAAGAACCTTGCGGCGCTCGCCAAGGATGGTTGCCTGTCCATCATCGCCTTCCTGGGGGGCGCCGTGGCCGAAAAGGTCGACCTACGCCCGATCATGGTCAAACGCCTGACCGTCACCGGCTCCACCATGCGGCCGCGCACTACCGACGAGAAGCGCGCCATCCGCGATGAGCTTGTCGAGCAGGTCTGGCCGCTCATCGAAAGCGGGCAGGTCGCACCTGTCATCAATCGGATCTTCACGCTTGACGAGGTCGTGGATGCGCACCGGCTAATGGAAAGCAGCAGCCATATCGGCAAGATCGTGATGCGGGTGTCGTGA
- a CDS encoding toxin-antitoxin system TumE family protein — protein sequence MKAVLLEKTRKVINETTFFEVVLWHLPEPVPGSLHPFKYRLALVIKGECVLRYDNEPGKGDHRHMDGREDTIAFTTLEALFDAFQADMERILS from the coding sequence ATGAAGGCCGTTCTGCTCGAAAAGACGCGCAAAGTGATCAACGAGACGACCTTCTTTGAGGTTGTCCTGTGGCATCTGCCTGAGCCTGTTCCCGGAAGTCTTCACCCGTTCAAATATCGGCTGGCGCTGGTGATCAAAGGGGAATGTGTTCTGCGTTATGACAATGAACCCGGCAAAGGCGATCATCGTCACATGGACGGGCGTGAAGACACCATCGCCTTCACCACGCTCGAAGCCCTGTTCGATGCTTTTCAGGCGGATATGGAAAGGATTTTGTCATGA
- a CDS encoding helix-turn-helix domain-containing protein — translation MTALTIRLSTIKDIKSRFVAAGNLAMSGEPVEAKPSVEFSSYEDLHRILAPLRLAIVKALAGQGPLSIREVARRVGRDVQAVHRDVTSLLHADIIERNEAGIEFPYDSIHFEFDVKAADAA, via the coding sequence ATGACCGCACTCACCATCCGTCTCAGCACGATCAAGGATATCAAGAGCCGCTTTGTTGCCGCCGGTAATCTGGCCATGTCTGGAGAGCCGGTGGAGGCGAAACCGTCTGTCGAATTTTCAAGCTATGAGGACCTGCACCGCATTCTCGCGCCGCTTCGCCTTGCCATCGTCAAAGCTCTGGCCGGACAGGGACCGCTTTCTATCCGGGAGGTTGCCCGTCGGGTCGGACGGGACGTACAGGCCGTTCATCGCGATGTGACGTCGCTCCTCCATGCGGACATAATTGAACGGAACGAGGCTGGCATCGAGTTTCCCTATGACAGCATCCACTTCGAATTCGACGTGAAGGCCGCGGATGCGGCATAG
- a CDS encoding sulfate/molybdate ABC transporter ATP-binding protein produces MEVKVSGITKQFDRFPALNDVSLNIRSGELIALLGPSGSGKTTLLRLIAGLEQPTQGQIFFGDEDASHRTVQERNVGFVFQHYALFRHMTVADNIAFGLKVRPSASRPPKAEIRKRVSELLDMVHLSGLEKRYPTQLSGGQRQRVALARAVAIEPKVLLLDEPFGALDAKVRKELRRWLREFHDRTGHTTVFVTHDQEEALELADRVVVMSQGKIEQVGTADDVYDTPNSPFVFSFIGESSSLPVTIRDGHVLFQGESIGVNESGAGEGELFFRPEDVVLTDEKDALYGKVTTCRRLAGTRIAEIDIANNGHEPYHLEIEVPLNAAVAVGAELRFRPTRWKVFGKRQGEVTAVGD; encoded by the coding sequence ATGGAAGTGAAAGTTTCCGGCATCACCAAGCAGTTTGATCGCTTTCCGGCGCTGAACGACGTGTCGCTCAACATTCGCTCCGGCGAGCTGATCGCACTGCTTGGTCCTTCCGGTTCCGGCAAGACGACGCTGCTGCGTCTCATCGCCGGCCTCGAACAGCCAACGCAGGGTCAGATTTTCTTCGGCGACGAAGACGCGTCACACCGCACGGTGCAGGAGCGCAATGTCGGTTTCGTGTTCCAGCATTACGCGCTGTTCCGCCATATGACGGTGGCCGACAACATCGCTTTCGGCTTGAAGGTACGCCCTTCCGCCAGCCGCCCGCCGAAAGCCGAGATACGCAAACGCGTGTCCGAACTTCTCGACATGGTGCATCTCTCGGGCCTTGAAAAGCGCTATCCAACCCAGCTTTCCGGCGGTCAACGCCAGCGCGTGGCGCTTGCCCGCGCCGTCGCCATCGAGCCGAAGGTGCTGCTTCTCGACGAGCCTTTCGGCGCGCTCGATGCCAAAGTGCGCAAGGAATTGCGCCGCTGGCTGCGCGAATTCCATGACCGCACGGGCCACACCACCGTCTTTGTCACCCATGATCAGGAAGAAGCGCTGGAACTGGCGGACCGCGTCGTTGTCATGAGCCAGGGCAAGATCGAGCAGGTCGGCACGGCAGACGATGTCTACGATACGCCCAACTCGCCTTTTGTCTTCTCCTTCATCGGCGAATCCTCCAGCCTGCCGGTCACGATCCGTGATGGCCATGTGCTGTTCCAGGGCGAGAGCATCGGCGTAAATGAAAGCGGCGCAGGCGAGGGCGAATTGTTCTTCCGGCCGGAAGACGTGGTGCTGACGGACGAGAAGGACGCGCTTTACGGCAAGGTCACCACCTGTCGCCGCCTTGCCGGCACCCGCATCGCCGAAATCGACATCGCCAATAACGGCCATGAGCCCTATCACCTCGAAATCGAAGTGCCGCTCAACGCCGCCGTGGCGGTGGGCGCCGAACTGCGGTTCCGGCCGACGCGGTGGAAGGTGTTCGGGAAGAGGCAGGGAGAGGTGACCGCAGTTGGCGATTGA
- the cysW gene encoding sulfate ABC transporter permease subunit CysW has protein sequence MSDTASRATPRPFRDPASEGLAARLALMAIAFVFLAAFLVLPLVSVFFEAFRKGTESFWEAIVEPDALSAIRLTLLVAAISVPLNLIFGVMAAWAIAKFEFKGKAFLITLIDLPFSISPVISGLVYVILFSAHSVLGPWLKSYGIEILFAVPGIVLATIFVTFPFVARELIPLMQDQGNGDEEAAISLGASGWQTFWYVTLPNIKWGLLYGVLLCNARAMGEFGAVSVVSGHIRGETNTMPLHVEILYNEYNIGASFAVATLLAGLALVTLVLKTILEIRFGAGNAAGKH, from the coding sequence ATGTCTGACACCGCATCCCGTGCCACGCCGCGACCGTTCCGCGACCCCGCCAGTGAAGGCTTGGCCGCGCGACTGGCGCTGATGGCCATCGCCTTCGTCTTCCTCGCCGCCTTTCTCGTCCTGCCGCTGGTTTCGGTCTTCTTCGAAGCCTTCCGCAAGGGCACGGAAAGCTTCTGGGAGGCGATCGTCGAGCCGGACGCGCTCTCGGCCATTCGCCTGACGCTGCTCGTCGCCGCCATTTCGGTGCCGCTCAATCTGATCTTCGGAGTGATGGCTGCCTGGGCGATTGCGAAATTCGAGTTCAAGGGCAAGGCGTTCCTGATCACGCTGATCGACCTGCCATTCTCGATCTCTCCGGTTATCTCCGGCCTGGTCTATGTCATCCTTTTTTCGGCCCACAGCGTGCTCGGGCCATGGCTGAAAAGTTACGGCATCGAGATCCTCTTTGCGGTGCCGGGCATCGTGCTCGCCACCATCTTCGTGACCTTTCCCTTCGTCGCGCGTGAGCTCATCCCACTGATGCAGGATCAAGGCAATGGCGATGAGGAGGCGGCGATTTCGCTTGGTGCATCGGGCTGGCAGACCTTCTGGTACGTCACGCTGCCGAACATCAAATGGGGCCTGCTGTACGGCGTGCTGCTCTGCAACGCCCGCGCCATGGGCGAGTTCGGGGCCGTCTCCGTCGTATCTGGCCATATTCGCGGCGAGACCAACACCATGCCGCTGCATGTCGAGATACTCTATAATGAGTACAATATCGGCGCATCCTTCGCCGTCGCGACGCTGCTCGCCGGTTTGGCTCTGGTGACCCTCGTTCTCAAAACCATTCTCGAAATACGCTTTGGCGCGGGCAACGCAGCCGGCAAGCATTGA
- the cysT gene encoding sulfate ABC transporter permease subunit CysT produces the protein MSNNISGSRWKWRQSSVIPGFGLTFGYTVTYLFLIILIPLGGLVWSTAKLGFADFIAIATDSRTLNALRVSFGTAFLAALVNVVFGVIVAWVLTRYRFPGRRFVDAIVDLPFALPTAVAGIALTALYANRGWVGSLFEPFGIKIAFTPTGIVIALIFIGLPFVVRTVQPVMEEIDRQVEEVAATLGANRFQTITRILLPSLTPAILTGFALAFARGVGEYGSVIFIAGNIPYVSEIAPLLIVIRLEEFNYAAATGIATIMLIISFAMLFLINLIQAWSRRRYGYV, from the coding sequence ATGAGCAATAATATTTCCGGGAGCAGGTGGAAGTGGCGGCAATCGAGCGTCATACCGGGCTTCGGCCTGACGTTTGGTTACACCGTCACCTATCTGTTTCTCATCATTCTTATTCCGCTTGGCGGCCTTGTCTGGTCCACGGCAAAACTCGGTTTTGCAGATTTCATTGCGATTGCCACGGATAGCCGTACGCTGAATGCGCTGCGGGTCAGCTTCGGCACGGCGTTCCTTGCCGCATTGGTCAATGTGGTCTTCGGCGTCATTGTTGCCTGGGTTCTCACGCGTTACCGTTTTCCCGGCCGCCGCTTCGTGGATGCCATTGTCGACCTTCCCTTTGCGCTTCCAACGGCGGTCGCGGGTATTGCGCTGACGGCGCTTTACGCCAATCGCGGCTGGGTCGGTTCGCTGTTTGAACCTTTCGGCATCAAGATCGCGTTCACGCCGACCGGCATCGTCATCGCGCTGATCTTCATCGGCCTGCCCTTCGTGGTGCGCACGGTGCAGCCGGTCATGGAGGAGATCGACCGGCAGGTGGAGGAGGTGGCGGCAACGCTCGGCGCCAACCGTTTCCAGACCATCACCCGCATTCTGCTGCCGAGCCTCACACCCGCCATTCTCACCGGTTTCGCGCTCGCTTTTGCGCGCGGCGTGGGCGAATACGGCTCGGTCATTTTCATTGCCGGCAATATTCCGTACGTGTCGGAAATCGCGCCGCTCCTCATCGTTATCCGGCTGGAGGAGTTCAATTATGCGGCGGCCACCGGCATCGCCACCATCATGCTGATCATCTCCTTTGCCATGCTGTTCCTCATCAATCTCATTCAGGCCTGGAGCCGCAGGAGGTACGGATATGTCTGA
- a CDS encoding sulfate ABC transporter substrate-binding protein: MSKLLSGLSVVALSLSLALGAAGSAAAQTKLLNVSYDPTRELYKDFNEAFAKKWKADTGEDVTIQQSHGGSGKQARSVIDGLEADVVTLALQSDIDAIVQNSGKINKDWRGRLPHNSSPYTSTIVFLVRKGNPKGIHNWGDLVKGDVQIVTPNPKTSGGARWNYLAAWAWANEEFKGDQDKIKAYVGELYKRAPVLDTGARGSTVTFAQRQIGDVLLAWENEAYLAGQEFGADAFDIVVPPISILAEPPVAVVDANVDAKGTRKAAEAYLQYLYSDEGQNIAAKHFYRPSNPAVVSKDLLKQLPDIKLVTIDDPIFGGWAKAQPEHFGDGGIFDQIYKPAK; this comes from the coding sequence ATGTCCAAGCTTCTGTCCGGTTTGAGCGTTGTCGCGCTCAGCCTCTCACTGGCACTTGGCGCAGCTGGCTCGGCCGCCGCGCAGACCAAGCTGCTGAACGTGTCCTATGATCCCACCCGTGAACTCTACAAGGATTTCAACGAGGCTTTCGCCAAGAAGTGGAAGGCCGACACCGGCGAAGACGTCACGATCCAGCAATCGCATGGCGGCTCCGGCAAGCAGGCGCGTTCCGTGATCGACGGTCTGGAAGCCGACGTCGTGACGTTGGCGCTGCAGAGCGACATCGACGCCATCGTCCAGAACTCCGGCAAGATCAACAAGGACTGGCGCGGCCGCCTGCCGCATAATTCCTCGCCTTACACCTCCACCATCGTTTTCCTCGTTCGCAAGGGCAACCCCAAGGGCATCCATAATTGGGGCGATCTGGTGAAGGGCGACGTGCAGATCGTGACGCCGAACCCGAAGACCTCGGGCGGTGCGCGCTGGAACTATCTGGCGGCCTGGGCCTGGGCGAATGAAGAGTTCAAGGGTGACCAGGACAAGATCAAGGCCTATGTCGGCGAACTCTACAAGCGCGCCCCGGTTCTCGACACCGGCGCCCGTGGCTCCACGGTCACCTTCGCACAGCGCCAGATCGGCGACGTGCTGCTCGCCTGGGAAAACGAAGCCTATTTGGCCGGGCAGGAATTCGGTGCCGATGCCTTCGATATCGTCGTTCCGCCGATCTCTATCCTGGCCGAGCCGCCGGTCGCCGTGGTTGACGCCAATGTCGACGCCAAGGGCACCCGCAAGGCGGCCGAAGCCTATCTGCAATATCTCTATTCCGACGAGGGCCAGAATATTGCGGCGAAACACTTTTATCGTCCGTCGAACCCGGCCGTTGTCTCCAAGGACCTGCTGAAGCAGCTGCCCGATATCAAGCTCGTCACCATTGACGACCCGATCTTCGGCGGTTGGGCTAAGGCGCAGCCGGAACATTTTGGTGACGGCGGCATCTTCGACCAGATTTACAAGCCCGCGAAGTAA
- a CDS encoding RrF2 family transcriptional regulator has protein sequence MISQKAKYALRALLSLAKADGGYPVQISDIAREQAIPKKFLEQILLEMKKERLVESRRGKQGGYLLARPADDITFGEVLRLIDGPLAPLPCLSQTAYRRCEDCDGEKQCEIRHVFARVADATRNILFNTTVADAVAGVEVPELLTA, from the coding sequence ATGATTTCGCAGAAGGCAAAATATGCGCTGAGGGCGCTTCTTTCGCTGGCCAAGGCCGACGGCGGCTACCCTGTGCAGATTTCCGACATTGCCCGCGAACAGGCCATTCCGAAAAAGTTTCTGGAGCAGATCCTTCTCGAAATGAAGAAGGAACGCCTTGTCGAGAGCCGGCGCGGCAAGCAGGGTGGTTATCTTCTGGCGCGCCCGGCGGATGATATCACCTTCGGCGAGGTGCTGCGGCTCATCGACGGCCCCCTTGCTCCTCTGCCTTGCCTCTCACAGACCGCCTATCGCCGCTGCGAGGATTGCGATGGCGAGAAGCAGTGCGAGATCCGCCACGTCTTTGCCCGTGTGGCCGATGCGACGCGTAACATCCTGTTCAACACGACCGTTGCGGATGCCGTGGCCGGTGTCGAAGTGCCCGAGCTTTTGACGGCCTGA
- a CDS encoding phosphoadenylyl-sulfate reductase, whose translation MEIPDVTMNINSATINSVNASADAASLDATLAGLDLAGRLSFIAGLGGRAVFTTSLGIEDQVITAAIGTHRLPIDVVTLETGRLFKETVDLIDETEERFGIEIRRFRPEQDDIDAYVEKYGLNGFYESVEARHACCHVRKLIPLGKALNGAAFWITGLRRGQSGNRATTPFAEFDADRNLIKINPLADWDIDLIKAHVAEENIPVNPLHQRGYPSIGCEPCTRAIKPGEPERAGRWWWENDEKRECGLHVAGAEQTSAVSAIPQR comes from the coding sequence ATGGAAATCCCGGACGTGACAATGAACATCAATTCAGCGACCATCAATTCAGTAAATGCCTCTGCCGATGCCGCTTCCCTGGACGCCACGCTGGCCGGGCTGGATCTGGCGGGTCGGCTTTCGTTTATCGCCGGCCTTGGCGGGCGCGCGGTCTTCACCACCAGCCTTGGCATCGAGGATCAGGTCATCACCGCCGCTATCGGCACCCATCGCCTGCCGATAGACGTTGTCACGCTGGAAACCGGCCGTCTTTTCAAGGAAACCGTCGATCTCATCGATGAAACCGAGGAGCGTTTCGGCATCGAAATCCGTCGTTTCCGTCCCGAGCAGGACGATATCGACGCCTATGTCGAAAAATACGGCCTTAATGGTTTTTACGAAAGCGTTGAAGCGCGCCACGCCTGCTGTCATGTCAGAAAGCTGATTCCACTCGGCAAGGCGCTTAATGGTGCCGCCTTCTGGATCACCGGCCTTCGCCGCGGCCAGTCGGGCAACCGCGCCACGACGCCGTTCGCGGAATTCGATGCGGATCGCAATCTCATCAAGATCAACCCTTTGGCTGATTGGGATATCGATCTCATCAAGGCGCATGTCGCCGAGGAAAACATTCCCGTCAATCCGTTGCATCAGCGCGGTTACCCGTCCATCGGCTGCGAGCCGTGTACGCGCGCCATCAAGCCCGGTGAGCCTGAGCGCGCCGGACGATGGTGGTGGGAAAACGACGAGAAGCGCGAATGCGGTCTTCACGTCGCCGGTGCGGAGCAGACCTCCGCCGTTTCCGCCATCCCGCAACGATAA
- the cysD gene encoding sulfate adenylyltransferase subunit CysD, whose product MSNAVHETDSKNTVASKPPLDPHLKALENEAIHIFREVAAEFDKPVMLYSIGKDSSVLLHLARKAFFPGRIPFPLLHVNTGWKFKEMIEFRDNIVREYDLELISHTNPRGAAENITPFTHGSALYTDIMKTEALRQALDAGQFDAAFGGARRDEEASRAKERIYSFRTPDHKWDPRNQRPELWNIYNGMVRKGESVRAFPLSNWTEVDIWRYIEAENIPLVPLYYAAERPYIERDGMMILAEDERLELLPGEEVKRGSIRFRTLGCFPLTGAIRSEAATLQDVIAELEIATVSERQGRAIDRDQSGSMEKKKREGYF is encoded by the coding sequence ATGTCCAACGCAGTCCACGAGACGGACAGCAAGAATACTGTCGCATCCAAGCCGCCGCTCGATCCCCATCTGAAGGCGCTTGAAAACGAAGCTATTCATATCTTTCGCGAAGTCGCAGCCGAATTCGACAAGCCCGTGATGCTCTATTCCATCGGCAAGGACTCGTCCGTGCTGCTGCATCTCGCGCGCAAGGCCTTCTTCCCCGGGCGCATTCCCTTCCCGCTGCTGCACGTCAATACCGGCTGGAAGTTCAAGGAAATGATCGAATTCCGCGACAATATCGTCAGGGAATACGATCTGGAGCTGATCTCCCACACCAATCCGCGCGGCGCGGCGGAAAACATCACGCCCTTCACCCACGGATCGGCGCTTTACACCGACATCATGAAGACGGAAGCGCTGCGTCAGGCGCTGGATGCCGGCCAGTTCGACGCCGCCTTTGGCGGTGCCCGCCGTGACGAGGAGGCGAGCCGCGCCAAGGAACGCATCTATTCCTTCCGCACGCCCGACCATAAGTGGGACCCGCGCAACCAGCGGCCGGAGCTGTGGAACATCTATAACGGCATGGTCCGCAAGGGTGAAAGCGTGCGCGCCTTCCCGCTCTCCAACTGGACCGAAGTCGACATCTGGCGTTACATCGAGGCGGAAAACATTCCGCTGGTGCCGCTCTATTACGCCGCCGAGCGCCCCTATATCGAGCGGGACGGCATGATGATCCTTGCCGAGGACGAGCGCCTGGAGCTTTTGCCCGGCGAAGAGGTCAAGCGTGGCTCGATCCGCTTCCGCACGCTCGGTTGCTTCCCGCTCACCGGTGCGATCCGTTCCGAGGCGGCGACGCTTCAGGATGTGATTGCAGAGCTTGAAATCGCCACCGTTTCCGAACGTCAGGGGCGCGCGATTGACCGCGACCAGTCCGGTTCCATGGAGAAGAAGAAGCGCGAGGGCTATTTCTGA